One genomic window of Candidatus Kuenenia stuttgartiensis includes the following:
- the mutS gene encoding DNA mismatch repair protein MutS, with amino-acid sequence MITETPMIRQYNEIKKDHKDALLFFRMGDFYELFFEDAKIASKILGITLTSRSKGENAVPMAGIPHHASESYTRKLIKAGHKVAICEQLQDPGEAKGIVDRGVIRIITPGTVTEDALLDGKNNNYLLALWKDKEIFGLSWIDLSTGKFEIEDIREERLFDELARLNPSEIVLPDDITESNATFTQRIRTECNAMITPLPAWEFSESTGYQALLEHFGTHSLEGFGCQDAGVALGAAGAILHYLKETQKTSLKHIAKIQKYETNNRVIMDRATQQSLELTQTIRNKNREGSLLGALDQTKTPMGARLLKDWVISPLKNHDEIKYRQLGVREFTEKPELRREIIAILHDIYDIERIAAKVSCGRANARDLISLQQSLSKLPELKEKLDFFITAIISDREKEIDPLDELRTLIGMAISLDSPHSLKEGGIIKEGYDAALDELRYISKNGKQWIAHFQAEEIARTNINSLKVGYNKVFGYYIEITNTHRENIPPAYIRKQTLKNAERYITPELKEYETKVLTAEERAKDLEYDLFIQLRDKAGTFTKQLQGISEAIAQIDVLSTLAKIAVENRYAMPEITDSLELNINDGCHPVLTMELDRERFVPNDINLDGVQDKTMVITGPNMAGKSTYIRQTALLVIMAQMGSFIPAKNATIGTVDRIFARVGASDELSKGQSTFMVEMNETANILNNATERSLIILDEVGRGTSTFDGISIAWAITEYIYQNIGARTLFATHYHELTELSLLFAGIKNFNVAVKEWGEEIIFLRKIVAGGTDKSYGIHVARLAGIPKQIIQRARSILNNLEAATLDINGKPKFAPLKTDHVKKPRQRKLFASKEDLVIDEIKKLSLDEIAPADALNKLAELKKRLYEDE; translated from the coding sequence ATGATCACTGAAACCCCTATGATACGCCAATATAATGAGATCAAAAAAGATCACAAAGATGCGCTGCTTTTCTTCCGCATGGGCGATTTTTATGAATTATTTTTTGAAGACGCAAAAATTGCCTCAAAGATATTAGGGATTACCCTTACTTCCCGTTCCAAGGGTGAAAATGCGGTTCCTATGGCAGGCATTCCTCATCACGCCTCAGAATCCTATACCCGAAAACTAATCAAAGCAGGTCATAAAGTGGCGATCTGCGAACAACTGCAAGACCCCGGCGAGGCGAAAGGAATTGTTGACCGCGGGGTTATCAGAATCATTACCCCGGGCACGGTTACAGAAGATGCGCTCCTTGATGGTAAAAACAATAATTATTTATTGGCACTGTGGAAGGATAAGGAAATTTTTGGCTTGTCATGGATAGACCTGTCAACCGGAAAATTTGAAATTGAAGATATTCGGGAAGAACGCCTTTTTGACGAATTAGCCCGGTTAAACCCCTCCGAAATAGTGCTGCCCGACGATATTACGGAAAGCAACGCCACCTTCACACAAAGGATAAGAACCGAATGCAATGCCATGATTACACCGCTGCCCGCCTGGGAATTCTCGGAAAGCACCGGCTATCAGGCATTATTGGAACACTTCGGCACACATTCCCTGGAAGGATTCGGATGCCAGGACGCAGGAGTTGCCCTGGGCGCCGCAGGCGCAATATTGCATTACCTGAAAGAGACACAAAAGACGTCGCTCAAACACATCGCCAAAATACAAAAGTACGAAACAAACAACCGGGTGATTATGGACAGGGCGACGCAACAAAGCCTGGAACTAACACAAACTATCCGAAACAAAAACCGCGAGGGATCGCTTCTTGGAGCGCTTGATCAGACAAAAACACCTATGGGCGCAAGATTGCTTAAGGATTGGGTCATAAGCCCGCTGAAAAATCACGATGAGATCAAATATCGCCAGCTTGGGGTAAGAGAATTCACCGAAAAACCGGAGTTGCGAAGAGAAATCATCGCCATCTTACACGATATTTATGATATTGAAAGGATTGCGGCAAAGGTAAGCTGCGGACGTGCAAACGCACGCGACCTCATATCGCTGCAGCAATCTCTCTCAAAATTGCCGGAACTCAAGGAAAAACTGGATTTTTTTATCACCGCTATTATTTCAGACAGAGAAAAGGAGATCGACCCCCTTGATGAATTAAGAACGCTGATAGGCATGGCAATATCACTTGATTCGCCGCATTCTCTCAAAGAAGGCGGTATTATTAAAGAAGGGTATGATGCAGCGCTTGATGAACTACGCTACATATCCAAAAATGGAAAACAATGGATTGCACATTTTCAGGCGGAAGAAATTGCCAGGACAAATATTAATTCCCTTAAGGTAGGATACAACAAGGTTTTTGGGTATTATATTGAAATTACCAACACTCACCGGGAAAATATCCCCCCTGCCTATATCAGAAAACAAACCTTAAAGAATGCCGAGCGGTATATCACGCCGGAGTTAAAAGAGTATGAAACAAAAGTGCTCACCGCGGAAGAACGCGCAAAAGACCTGGAATATGATCTTTTTATTCAATTACGGGACAAGGCGGGCACTTTTACGAAACAGCTCCAGGGCATTTCAGAGGCAATTGCCCAAATTGACGTCCTGTCAACATTGGCTAAGATTGCAGTAGAAAACAGATATGCCATGCCTGAAATTACAGACAGTTTGGAACTCAATATAAACGACGGCTGCCATCCTGTGCTTACTATGGAACTTGATAGAGAAAGGTTTGTGCCTAACGATATAAATTTAGACGGCGTCCAGGATAAGACGATGGTCATAACTGGTCCCAACATGGCTGGAAAAAGCACCTATATCCGCCAAACGGCGCTTCTCGTAATTATGGCGCAAATGGGCAGTTTTATCCCGGCAAAAAATGCGACTATCGGCACTGTAGACCGTATTTTTGCGCGCGTCGGCGCATCCGACGAGCTATCAAAAGGGCAAAGCACCTTCATGGTGGAAATGAATGAAACCGCAAACATCCTGAATAATGCCACAGAACGTAGTCTGATTATCTTAGATGAAGTAGGAAGAGGGACAAGCACTTTTGACGGTATCAGCATTGCATGGGCAATTACAGAATATATTTACCAAAATATCGGGGCACGAACGTTATTTGCCACACATTATCACGAATTAACGGAATTATCGCTGCTCTTCGCCGGCATTAAGAATTTCAATGTCGCGGTGAAGGAATGGGGAGAAGAGATAATCTTCCTGCGAAAAATTGTTGCAGGCGGAACAGATAAAAGCTACGGAATACATGTTGCGCGGCTTGCAGGAATACCGAAGCAGATTATTCAGCGTGCGCGCTCTATTTTGAACAACCTGGAAGCGGCGACCTTAGACATAAACGGCAAACCGAAGTTTGCCCCTTTAAAAACAGACCATGTAAAAAAGCCCCGTCAACGAAAACTCTTTGCCTCAAAGGAAGATTTGGTAATCGATGAAATAAAAAAACTTTCTCTCGATGAAATAGCGCCGGCTGACGCCCTAAATAAACTTGCCGAATTAAAGAAAAGGCTTTATGAAGATGAGTAA
- a CDS encoding glycosyl hydrolase family 8 yields the protein MHKKLSCIIIGVFFMLGICNMTYGRQPVVWEAFKSNFVGQDGRVVDYYNGHISHSEGQGYGMLLAVKYNDKAVFDKLWQWTQDNIAVRNDHLFAWKWGERTSGVWGVVDYNNATDGDILIAYALIKADEEWPNNNYKNNALKIIRSVRENLAVEWNGHQFLLPGYHGFIRENNRFIVNPSYVIFSAYRAFAKVDAEAFWQKVYKDSMLLVAKSCFGSLKMPADWVMLEGRDIAVCNERKPYFGYEAIRVFLYLSWEENPPFPEGLAKMLDIYNKLGFIPLWVDVANDSISLQNAPPGFYAVFARAAEKMGEKTLSKKLFKEASERLVYDKKDYYSYCLYLLAEE from the coding sequence GTGCATAAGAAATTAAGTTGCATTATTATAGGTGTGTTTTTTATGCTGGGTATATGCAATATGACATACGGGCGGCAGCCGGTTGTTTGGGAAGCATTTAAGTCGAATTTTGTCGGACAGGACGGCAGGGTGGTCGATTATTACAATGGGCATATCAGTCATTCCGAAGGGCAGGGATACGGAATGTTGCTGGCGGTAAAGTATAATGATAAGGCCGTGTTTGATAAGCTTTGGCAGTGGACGCAGGATAACATTGCGGTAAGGAACGATCATCTGTTTGCGTGGAAATGGGGAGAGAGAACGAGCGGCGTCTGGGGGGTAGTCGATTATAATAATGCCACCGACGGCGATATTCTCATCGCATACGCACTGATCAAAGCCGATGAAGAATGGCCCAACAATAATTATAAAAATAACGCCTTGAAAATTATCAGAAGTGTGCGGGAGAATCTTGCGGTGGAGTGGAACGGACACCAGTTTCTTTTACCCGGTTATCACGGATTTATAAGGGAGAATAATCGTTTTATCGTAAACCCTTCCTATGTTATTTTTTCAGCGTATCGTGCGTTTGCAAAGGTTGACGCCGAAGCATTCTGGCAAAAGGTTTACAAAGACAGCATGCTGCTCGTTGCAAAATCTTGTTTTGGGTCGCTGAAAATGCCTGCAGACTGGGTAATGCTGGAGGGCAGGGACATAGCTGTTTGTAATGAAAGAAAACCGTATTTCGGTTATGAGGCAATCCGTGTATTCCTCTATCTCTCGTGGGAAGAAAATCCCCCGTTTCCGGAAGGTTTGGCGAAGATGCTGGATATTTATAATAAGCTGGGCTTTATTCCACTTTGGGTAGATGTTGCAAACGACAGCATTTCACTGCAAAATGCCCCGCCAGGTTTTTACGCCGTATTTGCCAGGGCGGCGGAGAAGATGGGTGAAAAAACGTTGAGCAAGAAATTGTTCAAAGAAGCAAGTGAAAGGTTGGTGTATGATAAAAAAGATTATTATTCGTATTGTCTGTACCTCCTGGCGGAAGAGTGA
- a CDS encoding cellulose biosynthesis cyclic di-GMP-binding regulatory protein BcsB yields the protein MKQLFLCIATIFCLAHLAHAAVVEVPLYKFTNTLVKSIDLKCISAEYTIPVSVPERWEIEKAVMRFQYVNSSSLLENKSTLVVKVNGYPIAQIKLSPIVPEGEVKVAIPAILLDTGYNNISFAVTQHYTDECEDPCAPGLWTTIKVDESILRVEYRLKPVPLRLSAISEFIFDPKIFPRGRVNFIAEGLTSEELINYAGIVASGIALRYDYRQVFFSVSKDIKPNVDNILLGKKDFIYDFLRKKGVEINEGAGALLKITHLPLEKFVRDPHHALIIITGEHTEQVKLAAETFAIMSFPFPDTDEMTPVKFELPDVAQYSGKHMLVPDKKYTLKTLNLETYTFKGLSPNPKEIIFRLPPDFLVKQNQYANLSLHFAYGAGMRNFSVLNVLLNGIHIRAIRLDNELGAIVAGYNLTIPTYLFRAGTNVISFAPMLAPSMSSNCEPKPIDNLFFTIFDNSTFIFPPMPHLVELPRLELFFLNGFPFTRWPDGHETFLFMTQPTSSVIASAFNIIGSITQKNGFPLLEIKMGFRKPDAWDGEIIILGSAESIPDDLKELAPLKLTKNTSVPYPVVKSWRDEKTLAFSGQISDFGKAKGAVMQFKSPYRVGRTILMVTAFSPKELYAFSKMLTEPAVEGACKGDLTLVDLASAPHYKVYSFDIGKKYFSGKGGKISRVKAYIYSMSKYYAYLLVFVFLFLGITVFYLLYRFRKRRLKSA from the coding sequence ATGAAACAATTATTTCTCTGTATAGCAACCATCTTCTGCCTGGCACATCTGGCGCATGCGGCAGTAGTAGAAGTGCCCTTATATAAATTTACCAATACCCTTGTTAAAAGCATCGATTTAAAATGTATTAGCGCTGAATACACAATCCCGGTCAGTGTTCCTGAACGATGGGAAATTGAAAAGGCAGTCATGCGTTTTCAATATGTAAATTCATCTTCTCTGCTGGAAAACAAGTCTACCCTGGTAGTGAAAGTGAATGGATATCCGATTGCGCAAATCAAGCTAAGCCCCATTGTTCCTGAGGGGGAGGTAAAGGTGGCAATTCCTGCTATTTTACTGGATACCGGCTACAACAACATCAGCTTTGCCGTTACGCAGCATTATACCGATGAATGTGAAGACCCGTGCGCTCCCGGTCTCTGGACAACCATTAAGGTTGACGAATCCATTTTACGCGTGGAATACCGCTTAAAACCGGTTCCTTTGCGGTTATCTGCGATTTCTGAATTTATATTTGACCCGAAAATCTTTCCTCGCGGCAGGGTGAATTTCATTGCTGAGGGACTTACTTCCGAGGAGTTGATCAATTATGCGGGCATCGTGGCTTCCGGAATTGCGCTGCGATATGATTACCGGCAGGTATTTTTCAGTGTGAGTAAAGATATCAAGCCCAACGTGGACAATATCCTTTTGGGGAAAAAGGATTTTATCTACGATTTTTTAAGAAAAAAGGGCGTTGAAATCAATGAAGGTGCCGGCGCCCTTTTGAAAATAACACACCTTCCGCTGGAAAAATTCGTACGCGACCCTCATCACGCCTTAATTATAATTACCGGAGAACATACCGAGCAGGTGAAACTGGCCGCGGAAACGTTCGCCATTATGTCTTTTCCCTTTCCTGACACCGACGAAATGACGCCGGTGAAGTTTGAACTCCCTGATGTTGCACAGTACAGCGGCAAACACATGCTGGTTCCCGATAAAAAATATACCCTTAAAACCCTTAACCTTGAAACGTATACTTTTAAAGGATTATCCCCTAATCCGAAAGAAATCATCTTTCGCCTGCCGCCCGATTTTTTGGTGAAGCAAAATCAATATGCAAATCTTTCCCTGCACTTTGCATATGGCGCCGGCATGAGGAATTTTTCCGTTCTGAATGTATTGTTGAATGGAATACATATACGGGCTATTCGCCTTGATAACGAATTGGGGGCTATTGTGGCAGGATACAACCTCACTATCCCTACCTATTTGTTCCGGGCGGGAACGAACGTTATTTCCTTTGCGCCGATGCTCGCCCCGTCAATGAGTAGCAATTGTGAACCGAAGCCCATAGACAATCTCTTCTTCACCATATTCGATAATTCAACATTTATTTTTCCGCCAATGCCGCATCTTGTTGAATTGCCCAGGCTGGAGCTGTTTTTTTTGAACGGGTTTCCTTTTACCCGCTGGCCTGACGGACACGAAACGTTTCTTTTTATGACGCAGCCAACGTCCAGCGTGATAGCTTCCGCCTTCAACATCATTGGTTCTATCACTCAAAAAAACGGATTTCCTCTCCTGGAAATTAAAATGGGTTTTCGCAAACCAGACGCATGGGACGGTGAGATTATTATTTTGGGAAGCGCCGAAAGCATTCCGGACGATTTAAAGGAACTTGCCCCTTTGAAACTTACAAAAAATACTTCCGTCCCGTACCCGGTGGTGAAGAGCTGGCGGGATGAAAAAACCCTTGCTTTCAGTGGGCAAATAAGCGATTTTGGAAAGGCGAAAGGCGCCGTAATGCAATTCAAATCCCCCTACAGGGTTGGACGCACGATATTGATGGTCACGGCGTTTTCTCCGAAAGAGCTGTATGCCTTTAGCAAGATGCTGACAGAACCTGCGGTAGAAGGCGCGTGCAAGGGCGATCTTACATTGGTTGACCTTGCTTCCGCCCCTCATTACAAGGTCTATTCTTTTGATATAGGGAAAAAATATTTCAGCGGTAAAGGCGGTAAAATATCCCGGGTAAAGGCGTATATATATTCCATGAGTAAGTATTATGCTTATCTGTTAGTTTTTGTTTTTCTGTTTTTGGGAATAACCGTTTTCTATTTGTTATATCGCTTTAGAAAGAGGAGGTTGAAAAGTGCATAA
- a CDS encoding GIY-YIG nuclease family protein, giving the protein MGFSVKKGIYCLIIKLSQEREIPIGKLGTFHFPAGFYVYVGSAQNSLRLRIERHLRQTKNNRWHIDYLLDYGQIITVYSYAKDKSLECVLGHKIASLPKAIFPIKGFGSSDCSCITHLYFFPDNPSGALASFKGKFALLECRHYNTNGEDERYSK; this is encoded by the coding sequence ATGGGTTTTTCTGTAAAAAAAGGAATTTATTGCCTTATAATTAAACTTTCTCAGGAACGGGAAATACCCATAGGCAAATTAGGCACGTTTCATTTTCCGGCGGGTTTTTACGTCTACGTTGGGAGCGCACAAAACAGCCTGCGCCTAAGAATTGAACGGCATTTGCGTCAAACAAAAAACAACCGCTGGCACATTGACTACCTGCTGGATTACGGACAAATCATAACAGTGTATTCTTACGCGAAGGATAAAAGTCTTGAATGTGTACTGGGGCATAAGATTGCCTCTTTACCAAAGGCAATTTTTCCCATAAAAGGTTTTGGTTCATCAGACTGTTCATGCATCACACACCTTTATTTTTTCCCGGATAATCCCTCTGGCGCATTGGCTTCTTTCAAAGGCAAATTTGCCTTGCTGGAATGCAGGCACTATAATACAAATGGAGAAGATGAGAGGTATAGCAAATGA
- the bcsA gene encoding UDP-forming cellulose synthase catalytic subunit — MPKIKTGKFDAEKSIFYLMCIFAGVGAFFFIFMAGCYLDIYYQLGIFWGLIGFIIVAGKIEVFKRPPLRILFILIIVFITLRYLLWRTFQSLVYTGPLDYAATILLYLAEAYAVAIHFFGLFVNIWPLNHKIAPLPADSRLYPTVDIFIPTYHEPEDVIRTTALSCTQIDYPKDKFNVYILDDGGTVAKRNHPEKGMDAWKRHYSLKRMAKELGISYITRQQNVHAKAGNLNHALQHTSAELVLILDCDHVPTRDILRNTAGWFLKDEMLFLVQTPHFFINPDPFEKNLAIFGEAPGENEMFYHGIHHGLDSWNASYFCGSAALLRRKYLMEVGGIAGETITEDAETTVALHSKGYNSVYIDRPMVCGLSPENFDDMLVQRSRWAQGMIQIFILKNPLFAKGMKWYQRLCYMSASLFWFFGFSRFIFYIVPAAFLLFGLKVYHASFAEIVAYALPHVIGCIVVTDFLHGKFRWPFFSEIYESVLSIFLIPVIFSVIRNPRHPTFKVTPKGQSLDETVLTRQAIPFLLMVLVIAVCVPVGIVKWIQFPLYRDIILITLSWTMFNLFIAVASLGAFVERRQIRRHHRMWARGEVNVYFPRMKYIVQGEIKDISYSGMGVQLKTPFPIKPEEDVVLNVRDIYGEKYAFDARIFRKIKKKEYVFCGCDFVAKGKAAQLRLIKYVYGDSQRWEDFLQKRFKRVSPWGIFYFIVRMGIKGSRDCVTLSSKLLYSVLKKSFFVIYGKMQSLWLKKMKLEGLHTK, encoded by the coding sequence ATGCCAAAAATAAAAACCGGAAAGTTTGATGCCGAAAAATCCATTTTTTATCTGATGTGTATTTTTGCGGGTGTGGGGGCATTTTTTTTTATTTTCATGGCGGGATGTTATCTGGATATTTACTACCAGCTTGGGATATTCTGGGGTCTTATAGGTTTTATAATAGTTGCTGGTAAAATAGAGGTATTTAAACGCCCGCCCTTGCGAATCCTCTTCATCCTGATCATTGTGTTTATTACCCTGCGGTATTTGCTCTGGCGTACTTTCCAGAGTTTGGTGTACACGGGGCCATTGGATTATGCGGCAACCATTTTGCTTTATCTTGCGGAGGCATATGCGGTTGCCATTCACTTTTTCGGTTTATTTGTCAATATATGGCCGCTTAACCACAAGATAGCGCCCTTGCCTGCCGACTCCCGGCTGTATCCCACGGTGGATATTTTTATCCCCACTTACCATGAACCTGAAGATGTTATAAGAACTACTGCCCTTTCGTGTACGCAGATTGACTACCCAAAGGACAAGTTTAATGTTTATATACTGGATGACGGCGGCACTGTCGCCAAAAGGAATCATCCCGAAAAGGGAATGGATGCGTGGAAAAGGCATTATTCCCTGAAGAGGATGGCGAAGGAACTGGGTATCAGTTATATTACGCGGCAGCAAAATGTGCATGCCAAGGCGGGGAATCTGAACCATGCCCTGCAGCACACAAGCGCTGAGCTTGTACTCATATTGGATTGCGACCATGTACCCACAAGGGATATTTTACGGAATACGGCAGGATGGTTTCTGAAAGATGAAATGCTTTTTCTTGTGCAAACACCTCATTTTTTCATAAATCCTGACCCGTTTGAAAAAAATCTTGCGATATTTGGCGAAGCCCCCGGCGAGAATGAGATGTTTTATCACGGTATCCATCATGGCCTTGATTCCTGGAATGCTTCGTATTTCTGCGGTTCCGCCGCCCTTTTGCGTAGAAAATATTTAATGGAGGTTGGGGGAATTGCCGGCGAAACGATAACTGAAGACGCGGAAACAACCGTTGCTTTACATAGCAAGGGCTATAATAGCGTGTATATCGACAGGCCAATGGTATGCGGATTGTCGCCTGAGAACTTTGATGATATGCTTGTACAAAGGAGCCGCTGGGCGCAGGGTATGATACAAATTTTCATACTGAAGAATCCCTTATTCGCAAAAGGAATGAAATGGTATCAGCGTCTCTGTTATATGAGCGCTTCCCTATTCTGGTTTTTTGGGTTTTCGAGGTTTATTTTTTATATTGTCCCTGCGGCATTTTTATTATTCGGATTGAAGGTATACCATGCATCTTTTGCAGAGATAGTGGCATATGCATTGCCCCACGTTATTGGGTGTATTGTTGTGACGGACTTTCTCCACGGCAAATTCAGATGGCCGTTTTTTTCGGAAATATATGAAAGCGTGCTGTCTATATTCCTTATACCCGTGATATTTTCCGTTATCAGAAATCCACGGCATCCCACCTTTAAGGTTACCCCGAAAGGACAGAGTCTGGACGAAACGGTTCTCACCAGGCAGGCAATTCCATTCCTTCTCATGGTACTGGTAATTGCCGTGTGTGTTCCTGTGGGGATAGTAAAGTGGATACAATTCCCATTATACCGGGATATTATCCTTATTACCCTGTCATGGACGATGTTTAATCTTTTTATCGCTGTGGCGTCGCTGGGTGCGTTTGTAGAGAGAAGGCAGATACGCCGTCATCATCGCATGTGGGCGCGGGGCGAGGTCAATGTGTATTTTCCGCGCATGAAGTATATTGTGCAGGGTGAAATAAAGGATATCTCGTATTCAGGGATGGGGGTGCAGTTGAAAACGCCGTTTCCTATAAAACCGGAAGAGGATGTTGTATTAAACGTCAGAGATATTTATGGGGAAAAATATGCATTTGATGCAAGAATATTCCGTAAGATAAAAAAGAAAGAGTATGTTTTCTGCGGATGTGATTTTGTTGCAAAAGGAAAAGCGGCGCAATTGCGTTTGATTAAATATGTGTATGGCGACAGTCAAAGATGGGAAGATTTTTTGCAGAAGCGGTTTAAGCGTGTAAGTCCGTGGGGGATCTTCTATTTTATTGTGCGTATGGGTATAAAGGGGAGCAGGGACTGCGTTACACTTTCGTCGAAATTATTGTATAGCGTACTGAAAAAAAGTTTTTTTGTAATATATGGGAAAATGCAGTCATTGTGGCTGAAAAAGATGAAGCTTGAGGGATTGCATACAAAATGA
- a CDS encoding Rpn family recombination-promoting nuclease/putative transposase translates to MEILNPHDKFFKETFSIRENAIDFLSGRFPPEILKKLDLSTLTQDNSSYIDEELREHFSDIVYTCFCKEKEIRITLLFEHKSYALACPYLQLMKYLLKIWEANSKQAQRLIPVIPVILYHGKEAWKVRRFREYFEGIDEVFYRFIPEFEYLLTDISCYSNEEIKDRVFRRVSLQITMLLMRNIFDEKYLEDKLKGFFEIGIQYFEEDEGLKFLESAIRYLYYASDIAEKRVIDTLKEISEEGGKLSMTIAAKLIEKGKIAGRVEGRAEGAIEGERKGRIEGLKEAIEIGLELKYGVKGLKLLERIRKIVVIEKLEAIKEAVKIAKNMEEIEKLL, encoded by the coding sequence ATGGAAATTCTCAATCCTCACGACAAATTCTTCAAAGAGACGTTTTCCATACGAGAAAATGCAATCGATTTTCTTAGCGGGAGATTTCCGCCGGAAATTTTAAAAAAGCTGGATTTATCCACTTTAACACAGGATAATAGCTCATATATCGACGAGGAACTCAGAGAACATTTTTCAGACATTGTATATACCTGTTTCTGTAAAGAAAAAGAGATCAGGATAACCCTTTTATTTGAGCATAAGAGTTATGCCTTGGCATGTCCATATCTGCAGTTGATGAAATACCTTTTAAAGATATGGGAAGCAAACAGCAAGCAGGCACAAAGGCTCATACCGGTAATTCCGGTGATATTGTATCATGGTAAAGAGGCGTGGAAAGTCAGGAGGTTCAGAGAATATTTTGAAGGGATAGACGAAGTATTCTACAGGTTTATACCGGAGTTTGAATATCTGCTGACGGATATAAGTTGCTATAGTAATGAGGAAATAAAAGACAGGGTCTTCAGAAGGGTATCCCTTCAAATAACCATGTTATTAATGAGGAACATATTTGATGAGAAGTATTTGGAAGATAAGCTAAAGGGTTTCTTCGAAATAGGGATACAATATTTTGAAGAGGATGAAGGGTTAAAGTTTCTGGAAAGTGCAATCAGGTATTTGTACTATGCGTCGGATATAGCGGAAAAACGGGTAATAGATACCCTAAAGGAGATATCGGAAGAAGGAGGTAAATTAAGTATGACAATAGCAGCTAAATTAATAGAAAAAGGCAAAATAGCTGGTAGAGTGGAAGGTAGAGCGGAAGGTGCAATAGAGGGCGAGAGGAAAGGCAGGATAGAAGGCCTAAAAGAAGCGATAGAGATTGGTTTGGAGCTAAAGTATGGCGTTAAAGGTTTAAAGCTTCTGGAACGTATCAGGAAAATAGTAGTGATAGAGAAGCTGGAGGCAATAAAGGAAGCGGTGAAAATAGCGAAGAATATGGAAGAAATTGAAAAACTGCTCTAA
- a CDS encoding type II toxin-antitoxin system HicB family antitoxin — protein sequence MITEYINEALKKAHYEIIEDEEPYYGEVHGLNGVWATGKTLEECRNNLKEVIEGWILISIRKGLSMPKLGNTEIKEVEEVSI from the coding sequence ATGATTACTGAATATATAAACGAGGCATTAAAAAAGGCACATTATGAGATAATAGAAGACGAAGAACCTTACTATGGTGAGGTGCATGGGCTTAACGGTGTCTGGGCTACGGGCAAAACACTTGAAGAATGCAGAAATAACTTGAAAGAAGTTATAGAGGGTTGGATTCTTATTAGTATTAGAAAAGGGCTTTCTATGCCAAAACTTGGTAATACTGAAATTAAAGAAGTAGAGGAAGTAAGTATATAA